In a genomic window of Pelecanus crispus isolate bPelCri1 chromosome 1, bPelCri1.pri, whole genome shotgun sequence:
- the PTHLH gene encoding parathyroid hormone-related protein, producing the protein MFTKLFQQWSFAVFLLSYSVPSYGRSVEGISRRLKRAVSEHQLLHDKGKSIQDLRRRIFLQNLIEGVNTAEIRATSEVSPNPKPATNTKNYPVRFGSEDEGRYLTQETNKSQTYKEQPLKVSGKKKKAKPGKRKEQEKKKRRARSAWLNSGVCGSDVTESPLLDNSVTTHNHTLR; encoded by the exons ATGTTCACTAAACTCTTCCAGCAGTGGAGTTTCGCAGTGTTTCTGCTGAGTTATTCCGTGCCCTCTTACGGGAGATCAGTAGAGGGGATCAGCCGCAGACT cAAAAGGGCTGTATCAGAGCACCAGCTATTGCATGACAAGGGCAAGTCAATCCAAGACTTACGAAGAAGAATATTCCTTCAAAATTTAATTGAAGGTGTCAACACTGCAGAAATCCGTGCAACTTCAGAGGTTTCACCTAACCCTAAGCCTGCTACCAACACGAAGAACTACCCTGTCCGATTTGGTAGTGAAGATGAGGGCAGATACCTAACTCAGGAGACAAACAAATCGCAGACCTACAAGGAGCAGCCCCTGAAGGtatcggggaaaaaaaagaaagcaaagcctgGAAAACGTAAggaacaagagaagaaaaagaggagagccCGCTCAGCTTGGCTGAATTCTGGCGTGTGCGGAAGTGACGTGACCGAGAGCCCACTCTTGGACAACTCTGTTACTACACATAATCACACTTTAAGGTAA